In Castor canadensis chromosome 11, mCasCan1.hap1v2, whole genome shotgun sequence, a single genomic region encodes these proteins:
- the Proca1 gene encoding protein PROCA1 isoform X1, translating into MWVRTTLTIQRWTEEKTDFCDDSDSSDINRLPSWEREPLLASVASSTDLSTFSSEGQEEQARSVLRSGQVSAGPGHHTIAGLGAGVNQRGTEVRWRLTGQGECKENDRCCWKHKKCAGHIIHPFLDYGHHNLHLHSVSHCDCDSRLKDCSEKTNSSSSQDEGPTCSRDVGSTCFNIIQTPCFELIPEEECVERFCYGWCKSYKPVSVAVIHHPIHHECEEDDLNEEEEEEEEESQPPIPTQLGPTATPTDQGTCTATVTPDSAAPITIWRSESPTGKSQGSKVIKKVKKKEKEKEKEETPDEKAKLKKKAKKGKLTKKKSPVKSESSPPDLSRSLSPRELARMSESSPESREELESEDSYIDRGQEPSSEDILESSSPRKREKNTAQAKKPGVNKTSQARKVSKRKSPPVSNPNFS; encoded by the exons ATGTGGGTCAGGACTACACTAACGATTCAAAGATGGACAGAGGAAAAGACTGACTTTTGCGATGACAGCGACAGCAGCG ATATAAACAGGTTACCCAGCTGGGAGAGAGAACCTCTGCTGGCTAGCGTGGCATCCAGCACTGACTTGTCTACCTTTTCCTCAGAAG gtCAGGAGGAGCAGGCAAGGAGTGTGCTGCGCAGTGGTCAGGTCTCTGCAGGTCCAGGCCACCACACCATTGCAGGCCTTGGGGCTGGAGTGAATCAAAGAGGCACTGAGGTCAGATGGAGGCTAACTGGACAGG GTGAATGCAAGGAGAATGACAGGTGCTGCTGGAAACataaaaaatgtgctgggcacatCATTCATCCCTTCCTGGACTATGGCCACCACAACCTGCACCTCCACTCTGTCAGCCACTGTGACTGTGATTCTAG GCTGAAGGACTGCTCAGAGAAGACAAATAGCAGCAGCTCCCAAGACGAGGGCCCCACCTGCTCCAGAGATGTAGGCTCAACCTGCTTCAACATCATCCAGACCCCTTGCTTTGAGCTTATTCCAGAGGAGGAGTGTGTAGAGCGCTTCTGCTATGGCTG GTGCAAAAGCTACAAGCCTGTCTCTGTGGCAGTAATTCACCATCCCATCCACCATGAGTGTGAGGAAGATGACctaaatgaagaggaagaagaagaggaggaagaaagccaGCCTCCCATCCCAACTCAGCTGGGACCCACTGCCACGCCCACTGaccaaggcacctgcacagccactGTGACCCCTGACTCAGCAGCACCCATCACCATCTGGCGCTCTGAGAGCCCTACAGGGAAAAGCCAGGGAAGCAAAGTGatcaagaaggtaaagaaaaaggaaaaagagaaagagaaagaggagacacCAGATGAGAAGGCAAAGCTGAAGAAAAAAGCCAAGAAGGGCAAGTTGACTAAGAAGAAAAGCCCGGTGAAATCGGAGTCTTCACCTCCAGACTTGAGCCGATCATTAAGCCCAAGGGAGTTGGCCAGAATGTCAGAATCCAGCCCAGAGAGCCGGGAAGAGCTGGAGAGTGAGGACAGTTACATTGACCGGGGGCAGGAACCCTCCAGTGAGGACATTTTGGAATCATCATCAcccaggaaaagagagaaaaacactgCCCAGGCCAAGAAGCCTGGGGTTAATAAGACCTCACAAGCCAGAAAAGTGTCCAAAAGGAAATCTCCCCCAGTGTCCAACCCCAATTTTAGTTGA
- the Proca1 gene encoding protein PROCA1 isoform X3 yields the protein MWVRTTLTIQRWTEEKTDFCDDSDSSDINRLPSWEREPLLASVASSTDLSTFSSEGQEEQARSVLRSGQVSAGPGHHTIAGLGAGVNQRGTEVRWRLTGQGECKENDRCCWKHKKCAGHIIHPFLDYGHHNLHLHSVSHCDCDSRCKSYKPVSVAVIHHPIHHECEEDDLNEEEEEEEEESQPPIPTQLGPTATPTDQGTCTATVTPDSAAPITIWRSESPTGKSQGSKVIKKVKKKEKEKEKEETPDEKAKLKKKAKKGKLTKKKSPVKSESSPPDLSRSLSPRELARMSESSPESREELESEDSYIDRGQEPSSEDILESSSPRKREKNTAQAKKPGVNKTSQARKVSKRKSPPVSNPNFS from the exons ATGTGGGTCAGGACTACACTAACGATTCAAAGATGGACAGAGGAAAAGACTGACTTTTGCGATGACAGCGACAGCAGCG ATATAAACAGGTTACCCAGCTGGGAGAGAGAACCTCTGCTGGCTAGCGTGGCATCCAGCACTGACTTGTCTACCTTTTCCTCAGAAG gtCAGGAGGAGCAGGCAAGGAGTGTGCTGCGCAGTGGTCAGGTCTCTGCAGGTCCAGGCCACCACACCATTGCAGGCCTTGGGGCTGGAGTGAATCAAAGAGGCACTGAGGTCAGATGGAGGCTAACTGGACAGG GTGAATGCAAGGAGAATGACAGGTGCTGCTGGAAACataaaaaatgtgctgggcacatCATTCATCCCTTCCTGGACTATGGCCACCACAACCTGCACCTCCACTCTGTCAGCCACTGTGACTGTGATTCTAG GTGCAAAAGCTACAAGCCTGTCTCTGTGGCAGTAATTCACCATCCCATCCACCATGAGTGTGAGGAAGATGACctaaatgaagaggaagaagaagaggaggaagaaagccaGCCTCCCATCCCAACTCAGCTGGGACCCACTGCCACGCCCACTGaccaaggcacctgcacagccactGTGACCCCTGACTCAGCAGCACCCATCACCATCTGGCGCTCTGAGAGCCCTACAGGGAAAAGCCAGGGAAGCAAAGTGatcaagaaggtaaagaaaaaggaaaaagagaaagagaaagaggagacacCAGATGAGAAGGCAAAGCTGAAGAAAAAAGCCAAGAAGGGCAAGTTGACTAAGAAGAAAAGCCCGGTGAAATCGGAGTCTTCACCTCCAGACTTGAGCCGATCATTAAGCCCAAGGGAGTTGGCCAGAATGTCAGAATCCAGCCCAGAGAGCCGGGAAGAGCTGGAGAGTGAGGACAGTTACATTGACCGGGGGCAGGAACCCTCCAGTGAGGACATTTTGGAATCATCATCAcccaggaaaagagagaaaaacactgCCCAGGCCAAGAAGCCTGGGGTTAATAAGACCTCACAAGCCAGAAAAGTGTCCAAAAGGAAATCTCCCCCAGTGTCCAACCCCAATTTTAGTTGA
- the Proca1 gene encoding protein PROCA1 isoform X4 produces MWVRTTLTIQRWTEEKTDFCDDSDSSDINRLPSWEREPLLASVASSTDLSTFSSEGECKENDRCCWKHKKCAGHIIHPFLDYGHHNLHLHSVSHCDCDSRCKSYKPVSVAVIHHPIHHECEEDDLNEEEEEEEEESQPPIPTQLGPTATPTDQGTCTATVTPDSAAPITIWRSESPTGKSQGSKVIKKVKKKEKEKEKEETPDEKAKLKKKAKKGKLTKKKSPVKSESSPPDLSRSLSPRELARMSESSPESREELESEDSYIDRGQEPSSEDILESSSPRKREKNTAQAKKPGVNKTSQARKVSKRKSPPVSNPNFS; encoded by the exons ATGTGGGTCAGGACTACACTAACGATTCAAAGATGGACAGAGGAAAAGACTGACTTTTGCGATGACAGCGACAGCAGCG ATATAAACAGGTTACCCAGCTGGGAGAGAGAACCTCTGCTGGCTAGCGTGGCATCCAGCACTGACTTGTCTACCTTTTCCTCAGAAG GTGAATGCAAGGAGAATGACAGGTGCTGCTGGAAACataaaaaatgtgctgggcacatCATTCATCCCTTCCTGGACTATGGCCACCACAACCTGCACCTCCACTCTGTCAGCCACTGTGACTGTGATTCTAG GTGCAAAAGCTACAAGCCTGTCTCTGTGGCAGTAATTCACCATCCCATCCACCATGAGTGTGAGGAAGATGACctaaatgaagaggaagaagaagaggaggaagaaagccaGCCTCCCATCCCAACTCAGCTGGGACCCACTGCCACGCCCACTGaccaaggcacctgcacagccactGTGACCCCTGACTCAGCAGCACCCATCACCATCTGGCGCTCTGAGAGCCCTACAGGGAAAAGCCAGGGAAGCAAAGTGatcaagaaggtaaagaaaaaggaaaaagagaaagagaaagaggagacacCAGATGAGAAGGCAAAGCTGAAGAAAAAAGCCAAGAAGGGCAAGTTGACTAAGAAGAAAAGCCCGGTGAAATCGGAGTCTTCACCTCCAGACTTGAGCCGATCATTAAGCCCAAGGGAGTTGGCCAGAATGTCAGAATCCAGCCCAGAGAGCCGGGAAGAGCTGGAGAGTGAGGACAGTTACATTGACCGGGGGCAGGAACCCTCCAGTGAGGACATTTTGGAATCATCATCAcccaggaaaagagagaaaaacactgCCCAGGCCAAGAAGCCTGGGGTTAATAAGACCTCACAAGCCAGAAAAGTGTCCAAAAGGAAATCTCCCCCAGTGTCCAACCCCAATTTTAGTTGA
- the Proca1 gene encoding protein PROCA1 isoform X2, producing the protein MWVRTTLTIQRWTEEKTDFCDDSDSSDINRLPSWEREPLLASVASSTDLSTFSSEGECKENDRCCWKHKKCAGHIIHPFLDYGHHNLHLHSVSHCDCDSRLKDCSEKTNSSSSQDEGPTCSRDVGSTCFNIIQTPCFELIPEEECVERFCYGWCKSYKPVSVAVIHHPIHHECEEDDLNEEEEEEEEESQPPIPTQLGPTATPTDQGTCTATVTPDSAAPITIWRSESPTGKSQGSKVIKKVKKKEKEKEKEETPDEKAKLKKKAKKGKLTKKKSPVKSESSPPDLSRSLSPRELARMSESSPESREELESEDSYIDRGQEPSSEDILESSSPRKREKNTAQAKKPGVNKTSQARKVSKRKSPPVSNPNFS; encoded by the exons ATGTGGGTCAGGACTACACTAACGATTCAAAGATGGACAGAGGAAAAGACTGACTTTTGCGATGACAGCGACAGCAGCG ATATAAACAGGTTACCCAGCTGGGAGAGAGAACCTCTGCTGGCTAGCGTGGCATCCAGCACTGACTTGTCTACCTTTTCCTCAGAAG GTGAATGCAAGGAGAATGACAGGTGCTGCTGGAAACataaaaaatgtgctgggcacatCATTCATCCCTTCCTGGACTATGGCCACCACAACCTGCACCTCCACTCTGTCAGCCACTGTGACTGTGATTCTAG GCTGAAGGACTGCTCAGAGAAGACAAATAGCAGCAGCTCCCAAGACGAGGGCCCCACCTGCTCCAGAGATGTAGGCTCAACCTGCTTCAACATCATCCAGACCCCTTGCTTTGAGCTTATTCCAGAGGAGGAGTGTGTAGAGCGCTTCTGCTATGGCTG GTGCAAAAGCTACAAGCCTGTCTCTGTGGCAGTAATTCACCATCCCATCCACCATGAGTGTGAGGAAGATGACctaaatgaagaggaagaagaagaggaggaagaaagccaGCCTCCCATCCCAACTCAGCTGGGACCCACTGCCACGCCCACTGaccaaggcacctgcacagccactGTGACCCCTGACTCAGCAGCACCCATCACCATCTGGCGCTCTGAGAGCCCTACAGGGAAAAGCCAGGGAAGCAAAGTGatcaagaaggtaaagaaaaaggaaaaagagaaagagaaagaggagacacCAGATGAGAAGGCAAAGCTGAAGAAAAAAGCCAAGAAGGGCAAGTTGACTAAGAAGAAAAGCCCGGTGAAATCGGAGTCTTCACCTCCAGACTTGAGCCGATCATTAAGCCCAAGGGAGTTGGCCAGAATGTCAGAATCCAGCCCAGAGAGCCGGGAAGAGCTGGAGAGTGAGGACAGTTACATTGACCGGGGGCAGGAACCCTCCAGTGAGGACATTTTGGAATCATCATCAcccaggaaaagagagaaaaacactgCCCAGGCCAAGAAGCCTGGGGTTAATAAGACCTCACAAGCCAGAAAAGTGTCCAAAAGGAAATCTCCCCCAGTGTCCAACCCCAATTTTAGTTGA
- the Rab34 gene encoding ras-related protein Rab-34 isoform X1: MNILAPVRRDRVLAELPQCLRKEAALHVRKDFHPRVTCACQEHRTGTVGRFKISKVIVVGDLSVGKTCLINRFCKDTFDKNYKATIGVDFEMERFEVLGIPFSLQLWDTAGQERFKCIASTYYRGAQAIIIVFNLNAVASLEHTKQWLADALKENDPSNVLLFLVGSKKDLSTPAQYALMEKDALKVAQEIKAEYWAVSSLTGENVREFFFRVAALTFEANVLAELEKSGARRIGDVVSIDSDDSNLYLTASKKKPACCR; encoded by the exons ATGAACATTCTGGCGCCCGTGCGGAGGGACCGCGTCCTGGCGGAGCTGCCCCAG TGCCTGAGGAAGGAGGCCGCTTTGCACGTGCGCAAAGACTTCCACCCGCGCGTCACTTGCGCCTGCCAGGAGCACCGGACAGGCACCGTGGG CAGATTTAAGATCTCCAAGGTCATTGTGGTAGGAGACCTATCAGTGGGGAAGACTTGCCTCATTaatag GTTCTGCAAAGACACCTTTGATAAGAATTACAAGGCCACCATTGGAGTGGACTTTGAGATGGAACGATTTGAGGTGTTGGGCATCCCCTTCAGTCTCCAGCT TTGGGACACTGCTGGACAGGAGAGGTTCAAATGCATTGCATCAACCTACTACCGTGGAGCTCAAG CCATCATCATCGTCTTCAACCTGAATGCTGTAGCATCCCTGGAACACACCAA GCAATGGCTCGCTGATGCACTCAAGGAGAATGACCCTTCCAACGTGCTTCTCTTCCTTGTGGGTTCCAAGAAGGACCTGAGT ACTCCAGCTCAGTATGCGCTAATGGAGAAAGATGCACTCAAGGTGGCCCAAGAGATTAAGGCTGAGTACTGGGCAGTCTCATCTCTCACTG GTGAGAACGTACGTGAATTCTTCTTCCGTGTGGCAGCACTGACCTTTGAGGCCAACGTGCTAGCTGAGCTGGAGAAATCGGGAGCCCGGCGCATTGGGGACGTTGTCA GCATCGACAGTGATGACAGCAACCTCTACCTAACTGCCAGCAAGAAAAAGCCTGCATGTTGTCGCTGA
- the Rab34 gene encoding ras-related protein Rab-34 isoform X3, with the protein MNILAPVRRDRVLAELPQCLRKEAALHVRKDFHPRVTCACQEHRTGTVGRFKISKVIVVGDLSVGKTCLINRFCKDTFDKNYKATIGVDFEMERFEVLGIPFSLQLWDTAGQERFKCIASTYYRGAQAIIIVFNLNAVASLEHTKQWLADALKENDPSNVLLFLTPAQYALMEKDALKVAQEIKAEYWAVSSLTGENVREFFFRVAALTFEANVLAELEKSGARRIGDVVSIDSDDSNLYLTASKKKPACCR; encoded by the exons ATGAACATTCTGGCGCCCGTGCGGAGGGACCGCGTCCTGGCGGAGCTGCCCCAG TGCCTGAGGAAGGAGGCCGCTTTGCACGTGCGCAAAGACTTCCACCCGCGCGTCACTTGCGCCTGCCAGGAGCACCGGACAGGCACCGTGGG CAGATTTAAGATCTCCAAGGTCATTGTGGTAGGAGACCTATCAGTGGGGAAGACTTGCCTCATTaatag GTTCTGCAAAGACACCTTTGATAAGAATTACAAGGCCACCATTGGAGTGGACTTTGAGATGGAACGATTTGAGGTGTTGGGCATCCCCTTCAGTCTCCAGCT TTGGGACACTGCTGGACAGGAGAGGTTCAAATGCATTGCATCAACCTACTACCGTGGAGCTCAAG CCATCATCATCGTCTTCAACCTGAATGCTGTAGCATCCCTGGAACACACCAA GCAATGGCTCGCTGATGCACTCAAGGAGAATGACCCTTCCAACGTGCTTCTCTTCCTT ACTCCAGCTCAGTATGCGCTAATGGAGAAAGATGCACTCAAGGTGGCCCAAGAGATTAAGGCTGAGTACTGGGCAGTCTCATCTCTCACTG GTGAGAACGTACGTGAATTCTTCTTCCGTGTGGCAGCACTGACCTTTGAGGCCAACGTGCTAGCTGAGCTGGAGAAATCGGGAGCCCGGCGCATTGGGGACGTTGTCA GCATCGACAGTGATGACAGCAACCTCTACCTAACTGCCAGCAAGAAAAAGCCTGCATGTTGTCGCTGA
- the Rab34 gene encoding ras-related protein Rab-34 isoform X4 codes for MNILAPVRRDRVLAELPQCLRKEAALHVRKDFHPRVTCACQEHRTGTVGFKISKVIVVGDLSVGKTCLINRFCKDTFDKNYKATIGVDFEMERFEVLGIPFSLQLWDTAGQERFKCIASTYYRGAQAIIIVFNLNAVASLEHTKQWLADALKENDPSNVLLFLTPAQYALMEKDALKVAQEIKAEYWAVSSLTGENVREFFFRVAALTFEANVLAELEKSGARRIGDVVSIDSDDSNLYLTASKKKPACCR; via the exons ATGAACATTCTGGCGCCCGTGCGGAGGGACCGCGTCCTGGCGGAGCTGCCCCAG TGCCTGAGGAAGGAGGCCGCTTTGCACGTGCGCAAAGACTTCCACCCGCGCGTCACTTGCGCCTGCCAGGAGCACCGGACAGGCACCGTGGG ATTTAAGATCTCCAAGGTCATTGTGGTAGGAGACCTATCAGTGGGGAAGACTTGCCTCATTaatag GTTCTGCAAAGACACCTTTGATAAGAATTACAAGGCCACCATTGGAGTGGACTTTGAGATGGAACGATTTGAGGTGTTGGGCATCCCCTTCAGTCTCCAGCT TTGGGACACTGCTGGACAGGAGAGGTTCAAATGCATTGCATCAACCTACTACCGTGGAGCTCAAG CCATCATCATCGTCTTCAACCTGAATGCTGTAGCATCCCTGGAACACACCAA GCAATGGCTCGCTGATGCACTCAAGGAGAATGACCCTTCCAACGTGCTTCTCTTCCTT ACTCCAGCTCAGTATGCGCTAATGGAGAAAGATGCACTCAAGGTGGCCCAAGAGATTAAGGCTGAGTACTGGGCAGTCTCATCTCTCACTG GTGAGAACGTACGTGAATTCTTCTTCCGTGTGGCAGCACTGACCTTTGAGGCCAACGTGCTAGCTGAGCTGGAGAAATCGGGAGCCCGGCGCATTGGGGACGTTGTCA GCATCGACAGTGATGACAGCAACCTCTACCTAACTGCCAGCAAGAAAAAGCCTGCATGTTGTCGCTGA
- the Rab34 gene encoding ras-related protein Rab-34 isoform X2: protein MNILAPVRRDRVLAELPQCLRKEAALHVRKDFHPRVTCACQEHRTGTVGFKISKVIVVGDLSVGKTCLINRFCKDTFDKNYKATIGVDFEMERFEVLGIPFSLQLWDTAGQERFKCIASTYYRGAQAIIIVFNLNAVASLEHTKQWLADALKENDPSNVLLFLVGSKKDLSTPAQYALMEKDALKVAQEIKAEYWAVSSLTGENVREFFFRVAALTFEANVLAELEKSGARRIGDVVSIDSDDSNLYLTASKKKPACCR, encoded by the exons ATGAACATTCTGGCGCCCGTGCGGAGGGACCGCGTCCTGGCGGAGCTGCCCCAG TGCCTGAGGAAGGAGGCCGCTTTGCACGTGCGCAAAGACTTCCACCCGCGCGTCACTTGCGCCTGCCAGGAGCACCGGACAGGCACCGTGGG ATTTAAGATCTCCAAGGTCATTGTGGTAGGAGACCTATCAGTGGGGAAGACTTGCCTCATTaatag GTTCTGCAAAGACACCTTTGATAAGAATTACAAGGCCACCATTGGAGTGGACTTTGAGATGGAACGATTTGAGGTGTTGGGCATCCCCTTCAGTCTCCAGCT TTGGGACACTGCTGGACAGGAGAGGTTCAAATGCATTGCATCAACCTACTACCGTGGAGCTCAAG CCATCATCATCGTCTTCAACCTGAATGCTGTAGCATCCCTGGAACACACCAA GCAATGGCTCGCTGATGCACTCAAGGAGAATGACCCTTCCAACGTGCTTCTCTTCCTTGTGGGTTCCAAGAAGGACCTGAGT ACTCCAGCTCAGTATGCGCTAATGGAGAAAGATGCACTCAAGGTGGCCCAAGAGATTAAGGCTGAGTACTGGGCAGTCTCATCTCTCACTG GTGAGAACGTACGTGAATTCTTCTTCCGTGTGGCAGCACTGACCTTTGAGGCCAACGTGCTAGCTGAGCTGGAGAAATCGGGAGCCCGGCGCATTGGGGACGTTGTCA GCATCGACAGTGATGACAGCAACCTCTACCTAACTGCCAGCAAGAAAAAGCCTGCATGTTGTCGCTGA
- the Rpl23a gene encoding large ribosomal subunit protein uL23: MAPKAKKEAPAPPKAEAKAKALKAKKAVLKGVHSHKKKKIRTSPTFRRPKTLRLRRQPKYPRKSAPRRNKLDHYAIIKFPLTTESAMKKIEDNNTLVFIVDVKANKHQIKQAVKKLYDIDVAKVNTLIRPDGEKKAYVRLAPDYDALDVANKIGII, translated from the exons ATGGCGCCGAAAGCGAAGAAGGAAG CTCCTGCCCCTCCCAAAGCCGAAGCCAAAGCAAAGGCCTTGAAAGCCAAGAAGGCAGTGCTGAAAGGCGTCCacagccacaaaaagaagaagataCGCACGTCACCCACCTTCAGGCGGCCCAAGACACTGCGGCTCCGGAGGCAGCCCAAATACCCTAGGAAGAGTGCCCCCAGGAGAAACAA GCTTGACCACTATGCCATCATAAAGTTCCCCTTGACCACTgagtcagccatgaagaagatagAAGACAACAACACACTTGTGTTCATTGTGGATGTCAAGGCCAACAAGCACCAGATCAAACAGGCTGTGAAGAAGCTCTATGACATTGATGTGGCTAAGGTCAATACACTGATCAG GCCTGATGGAGAGAAGAAGGCTTATGTTCGACTGGCTCCTGATTATGATGCTTTGGATGTTGCCAACAAA attggaaTCATCTAA
- the Tlcd1 gene encoding TLC domain-containing protein 1 isoform X2, producing MLPLLHPALPLLLGATLTFRALRRALCRLPLPAHVRTDSLRTWRWHNLLVSFTHSIVSGIWALLSLWQTPEMLVEIETAWSLSGYLLVCFSAGYFIHDTVDIVVSRQARASWEYLVHHVMAMGAFFSGIFWKSFVGGGVLTLLVEVSNIFLTIRMMMKINNAQDLLLYRINNRQHKNKFLTE from the exons ATGCTCCCACTCCTGCACCCCGCCTTGCCACTACTCTTGGGCGCCACGCTGACCTTCCGGGCGCTACGGCGCGCGCTCTGTCGCCTGCCCCTACCCGCGCACGTGCGCACCGACTCCCTGCGCACCTGGCGCTGGCACAACCTGCTGGTCTCCTTTACCCACTCCATTGTGTCGGGTATCTGGGCGCTATTGAG TTTATGGCAGACCCCGGAGATGCTGGTAGAGATTGAGACAGCATGGTCACTTTCAGGCTATTTGCTAGTTTGCTTCTCTGCAG GGTACTTCATCCATGACACGGTGGATATTGTGGTTAGTCGGCAGGCTAGAGCTTCTTGGGAATACCTTGTTCACCATGTCATG GCTATGGGCGCCTTCTTCTCTGGCATCTTTTGGAAAAGCTTTGTTGGTGGGGGTGTCCTAACACTCCTGGTGGAAGTCAGCAACATCTTCCTCACCATCCGAATGATGATGAAGATCAACAATGCCCAGGATCTCCTCCTTTACCGGATCAACAA CCGGCAACATAAAAACAAGTTCTTGACTGAGTGA
- the Tlcd1 gene encoding TLC domain-containing protein 1 isoform X3: MLVEIETAWSLSGYLLVCFSAGYFIHDTVDIVVSRQARASWEYLVHHVMAMGAFFSGIFWKSFVGGGVLTLLVEVSNIFLTIRMMMKINNAQDLLLYRINKYVNLVMYFLFRLGPQAYLTNFFLRYAGQRTLGTFLLAILLMLDIMILVYFSRLLRSDFCPDPVPSRQHKNKFLTE; the protein is encoded by the exons ATGCTGGTAGAGATTGAGACAGCATGGTCACTTTCAGGCTATTTGCTAGTTTGCTTCTCTGCAG GGTACTTCATCCATGACACGGTGGATATTGTGGTTAGTCGGCAGGCTAGAGCTTCTTGGGAATACCTTGTTCACCATGTCATG GCTATGGGCGCCTTCTTCTCTGGCATCTTTTGGAAAAGCTTTGTTGGTGGGGGTGTCCTAACACTCCTGGTGGAAGTCAGCAACATCTTCCTCACCATCCGAATGATGATGAAGATCAACAATGCCCAGGATCTCCTCCTTTACCGGATCAACAAGTATGTCAACTTGGTCATGTACTTTCTTTTCCGTCTGGGGCCTCAGGCCTACCTCACCAACTTCTTCCTGCGTTACGCGGGCCAGAGGACCCTGGGCACCTTTCTGTTGGCCATCCTCCTCATGCTGGATATAATGATCCTTGTCTACTTTTCCCGCCTCCTCCGCTCTGACTTCTGCCCTGACCCTGTTCCTAGCCGGCAACATAAAAACAAGTTCTTGACTGAGTGA
- the Tlcd1 gene encoding TLC domain-containing protein 1 isoform X1: MLPLLHPALPLLLGATLTFRALRRALCRLPLPAHVRTDSLRTWRWHNLLVSFTHSIVSGIWALLSLWQTPEMLVEIETAWSLSGYLLVCFSAGYFIHDTVDIVVSRQARASWEYLVHHVMAMGAFFSGIFWKSFVGGGVLTLLVEVSNIFLTIRMMMKINNAQDLLLYRINKYVNLVMYFLFRLGPQAYLTNFFLRYAGQRTLGTFLLAILLMLDIMILVYFSRLLRSDFCPDPVPSRQHKNKFLTE; this comes from the exons ATGCTCCCACTCCTGCACCCCGCCTTGCCACTACTCTTGGGCGCCACGCTGACCTTCCGGGCGCTACGGCGCGCGCTCTGTCGCCTGCCCCTACCCGCGCACGTGCGCACCGACTCCCTGCGCACCTGGCGCTGGCACAACCTGCTGGTCTCCTTTACCCACTCCATTGTGTCGGGTATCTGGGCGCTATTGAG TTTATGGCAGACCCCGGAGATGCTGGTAGAGATTGAGACAGCATGGTCACTTTCAGGCTATTTGCTAGTTTGCTTCTCTGCAG GGTACTTCATCCATGACACGGTGGATATTGTGGTTAGTCGGCAGGCTAGAGCTTCTTGGGAATACCTTGTTCACCATGTCATG GCTATGGGCGCCTTCTTCTCTGGCATCTTTTGGAAAAGCTTTGTTGGTGGGGGTGTCCTAACACTCCTGGTGGAAGTCAGCAACATCTTCCTCACCATCCGAATGATGATGAAGATCAACAATGCCCAGGATCTCCTCCTTTACCGGATCAACAAGTATGTCAACTTGGTCATGTACTTTCTTTTCCGTCTGGGGCCTCAGGCCTACCTCACCAACTTCTTCCTGCGTTACGCGGGCCAGAGGACCCTGGGCACCTTTCTGTTGGCCATCCTCCTCATGCTGGATATAATGATCCTTGTCTACTTTTCCCGCCTCCTCCGCTCTGACTTCTGCCCTGACCCTGTTCCTAGCCGGCAACATAAAAACAAGTTCTTGACTGAGTGA